A single window of Chloracidobacterium sp. DNA harbors:
- a CDS encoding O-antigen ligase family protein, which produces MVAFIEYIDRLSGAAAEVGLAEMLDRVSFVFLTITILAAPHSIAATQVAWGIGLFALIIRSVMRPRKIGKWRPLVIALWVFFGWSVVSAVFSYEPAVSLDRLRGPGLILFCIFVIGVIRNIQSAYFLAFALIVSCMVNVIMTPIQRIIGRGVEIHGVAPDGPLAKSGLGNGDTILKADGKKLSDPQALIDAIESKGSSKVDFHRSDWYSSTEVYKKDLLPGSDANFRLGVSTSGPSHYWRMMGFYNHYTTYAEVLQLIMSLLFGLMVAAILKRRKGTRPTNSEPQTPISRISSLFTSTPFLIASFAAMSVAMIMTVTRASQLSLMISALSIGMISMSRRALIIAVLVAIPVGAAGLYLLQESRKVGVFDSTDESSQYRLMMWRDGIRLWQASPRNAVFGVGMDSIQKHWQEWDMFDKGWQHMGHFHSTPVQLLAERGLAALILWLIVLGIYARSLWKGIRANRDGDWRTFGILAGCFGGAVGFFSSGLVHWNLGDAEVAMVFFLLMGIGIRTVELSVGESRIITS; this is translated from the coding sequence ATGGTCGCATTTATCGAATATATCGACCGCCTGAGCGGTGCCGCGGCCGAAGTCGGGCTGGCAGAAATGCTTGACCGCGTGAGTTTTGTCTTTCTAACGATAACTATTCTGGCGGCCCCGCACTCGATAGCCGCCACCCAGGTCGCCTGGGGTATCGGATTGTTCGCGTTGATCATTCGGTCGGTCATGCGGCCTCGCAAGATCGGCAAATGGCGGCCATTGGTCATTGCACTTTGGGTGTTTTTCGGATGGTCGGTGGTGAGCGCAGTATTCTCATATGAGCCCGCCGTATCGCTGGATCGTCTTCGCGGGCCTGGGCTGATCCTATTCTGCATTTTCGTTATTGGCGTGATCCGAAACATTCAGAGTGCCTATTTTCTGGCATTTGCACTGATCGTTTCGTGTATGGTCAATGTGATAATGACGCCGATCCAGCGGATCATCGGACGAGGCGTCGAGATTCACGGTGTCGCCCCCGACGGGCCATTGGCCAAGTCGGGATTGGGTAACGGCGACACCATTCTCAAGGCAGACGGCAAAAAGCTTTCAGATCCGCAAGCACTTATCGATGCAATCGAGTCCAAAGGGTCGTCGAAAGTCGATTTTCATCGGTCAGATTGGTATTCATCGACCGAGGTTTACAAAAAAGACCTTTTGCCCGGCTCTGACGCCAATTTCCGCCTGGGTGTAAGCACGTCCGGCCCGAGCCATTATTGGCGGATGATGGGGTTTTACAACCACTATACGACCTACGCCGAGGTGCTGCAGTTGATAATGTCGCTACTCTTTGGGTTAATGGTGGCGGCGATCCTAAAGCGTCGAAAAGGCACGCGCCCAACTAACAGCGAACCGCAAACACCGATATCGCGGATATCGTCGCTGTTTACGTCAACGCCATTCTTGATCGCGTCATTTGCGGCGATGTCGGTGGCAATGATAATGACGGTCACACGGGCGTCGCAGTTGTCATTAATGATCTCGGCTCTGTCTATCGGAATGATCTCGATGAGCCGCCGAGCCTTAATAATTGCGGTGCTTGTTGCCATTCCGGTAGGGGCGGCCGGACTATACCTTTTGCAGGAATCGCGAAAAGTCGGGGTTTTTGACTCAACTGACGAATCATCCCAGTATCGCTTGATGATGTGGCGCGACGGTATCAGACTCTGGCAAGCGAGCCCACGAAATGCCGTTTTCGGTGTCGGTATGGACTCGATCCAAAAGCATTGGCAAGAGTGGGATATGTTCGACAAGGGGTGGCAGCATATGGGCCATTTCCACTCTACGCCGGTCCAACTGCTGGCCGAACGCGGCCTTGCGGCATTGATCTTATGGTTGATCGTGCTGGGCATTTACGCCCGTTCGTTATGGAAAGGAATTAGGGCTAATCGCGATGGCGATTGGCGGACGTTCGGTATATTGGCCGGATGTTTTGGCGGTGCCGTCGGCTTTTTTTCAAGCGGCCTTGTCCATTGGAATCTGGGCGATGCCGAGGTTGCAATGGTCTTTTTCCTTCTGATGGGCATCGGCATCCGCACGGTCGAACTTTCAGTCGGAGAATCGCGTATTATCACAAGTTAG
- a CDS encoding serine hydrolase, with product MKFHYLRLNLSIFVIFAFLVLSVPQFGYSQNASTSTALSTDISTQLQVIETKLEARRKELGIPGLSLAIVKDDKVIYLKGLGLKDFEEKIAVTRDTQFAIGSATKAFTALSVLMSQDEGKLSIDDSPKKYLPYFKMFDPDTDKNILIRDLLSHSSGLNRTDLAMLTGRLNRAELIQVAAQARPTAKLREKFQYQNIMYTAAGEIVAQAQKTSWEKFVVERVLKPLGMENSSMSIKEMQKAKDYSYGYEYNFDTKATVRKPFRGIDQVAPAGAINSSARDMAEWLRFVLNGGTVGGKRLASERSFAEWVKPHMKIAGSTSYGFGWFLQDWNGLKVVQHGGNIDGFNSMVAMIPEKKIGFVLLTNVSASSVGNELMQIVWENLIGLPKVDESSKLPVKTMERMVGKYRLAVANMDFEVKIVGDDLVMAVPGQPEYKLQRTAPRQFKMVGAPDGFAVKFNPEQGDATELYLQQPQGNYTLPRLNAGVTLEKSPEVTSGTKSGRNELVGKYTVPGGGVEVSISESEGKLTFNIPGQQPYSLGEKSKDVYSLSPLPDTYFLTAKRDAGGKITSVAITQPEGVFDFKKIDDAGEPATTITTDELMQQSIDAIGGEANWRKITTRYTEANVDLENQGIQGRSISWAKAPDRGATSMTMTALGKTIASGWEYYDGKGGQEIYTFAPAETYTGKRLDDAALSATFYSQLEWKTLFKKVTIRDKAKVGDEECYVVDFEPNKGNNFTDYYSTKTFLLRKRIGVSSSSTSEQKTAYSATFDDYRNVDGIMLPFKMTSFNAGTGNVVTVVTMYKHNLPMDDKLFAPRKVK from the coding sequence ATGAAATTTCATTATCTGCGCTTAAATCTATCAATTTTCGTAATTTTTGCGTTCCTGGTACTTTCGGTGCCGCAATTTGGCTATTCGCAAAATGCGTCAACCAGCACCGCACTGTCGACCGATATCTCGACACAGCTACAGGTGATCGAGACCAAGCTCGAAGCGCGCCGCAAGGAACTCGGGATACCGGGATTATCGCTGGCGATCGTCAAGGACGACAAGGTGATCTACCTCAAGGGTCTCGGGCTAAAAGATTTCGAGGAAAAGATAGCTGTGACGCGGGACACGCAGTTTGCGATCGGTTCCGCAACTAAAGCGTTTACGGCTCTTTCGGTATTGATGTCGCAGGACGAGGGAAAGCTATCGATAGACGATTCGCCCAAAAAATATCTACCGTACTTTAAGATGTTCGATCCGGACACGGACAAGAACATTCTGATACGCGACCTCTTATCGCACTCTTCGGGACTTAACCGGACGGATCTCGCAATGCTCACAGGCCGGCTAAACCGTGCGGAATTGATACAAGTTGCCGCCCAAGCCAGACCGACCGCCAAACTGCGCGAAAAATTTCAATATCAAAACATAATGTACACCGCCGCCGGAGAGATCGTCGCTCAGGCGCAAAAGACGTCTTGGGAAAAGTTCGTGGTTGAGCGCGTCCTGAAACCCCTCGGGATGGAGAACAGCTCGATGTCGATAAAGGAAATGCAGAAGGCCAAAGACTATTCGTACGGCTACGAATACAATTTTGACACAAAGGCCACCGTACGAAAGCCGTTTCGCGGGATCGATCAGGTGGCACCTGCAGGGGCGATCAACTCGAGTGCCCGGGATATGGCCGAATGGTTGAGATTTGTGCTCAACGGCGGAACTGTCGGTGGAAAAAGGCTCGCATCGGAAAGGAGCTTTGCCGAATGGGTCAAACCGCATATGAAGATCGCCGGTTCAACAAGCTATGGATTTGGGTGGTTCCTGCAGGATTGGAACGGCCTCAAGGTCGTCCAGCACGGCGGCAATATAGACGGTTTTAACTCGATGGTGGCAATGATCCCTGAGAAAAAGATCGGCTTTGTATTGCTTACCAATGTGAGTGCGTCGAGCGTAGGCAACGAGCTAATGCAGATAGTTTGGGAAAATCTGATCGGTTTGCCCAAGGTTGACGAGAGCTCCAAACTTCCGGTCAAGACGATGGAAAGGATGGTCGGCAAGTACAGGCTTGCGGTTGCCAATATGGACTTTGAGGTAAAGATCGTCGGCGATGACCTCGTTATGGCAGTGCCCGGACAACCTGAGTACAAACTGCAGCGGACCGCACCGCGGCAATTCAAGATGGTGGGAGCACCCGATGGATTTGCCGTCAAATTCAATCCGGAACAAGGCGATGCGACCGAACTCTATCTGCAGCAGCCGCAGGGAAACTACACACTTCCGCGGCTCAATGCCGGCGTCACGCTGGAGAAAAGTCCGGAAGTGACATCGGGGACGAAGAGCGGCCGAAATGAACTCGTCGGAAAATATACCGTCCCGGGCGGTGGCGTCGAAGTCAGCATCAGCGAGTCAGAGGGCAAACTGACGTTTAACATTCCGGGCCAGCAACCGTATTCTCTTGGTGAAAAGTCTAAGGACGTCTATTCGCTCTCGCCGTTGCCCGATACATACTTTCTAACCGCAAAGCGCGATGCGGGCGGTAAGATCACGAGTGTCGCAATCACCCAACCGGAGGGCGTGTTTGATTTCAAAAAGATCGATGACGCAGGCGAACCCGCGACCACGATAACGACTGATGAACTGATGCAGCAGTCGATCGACGCGATCGGCGGTGAAGCAAATTGGCGAAAGATAACGACGCGTTATACCGAGGCAAATGTCGATCTCGAGAATCAAGGCATCCAGGGCAGGTCGATCAGTTGGGCAAAGGCACCTGATCGTGGGGCGACGAGTATGACGATGACCGCACTCGGCAAGACCATCGCGAGCGGATGGGAATATTATGACGGAAAGGGCGGTCAGGAAATATACACGTTTGCACCTGCTGAAACATACACCGGAAAACGACTTGACGATGCCGCACTGTCGGCCACATTTTACTCACAGCTTGAATGGAAGACACTTTTCAAGAAAGTGACGATCCGAGACAAAGCAAAGGTCGGCGACGAGGAATGCTATGTGGTCGATTTCGAGCCTAATAAAGGTAACAATTTTACTGACTATTATTCGACCAAGACATTTCTGCTGCGGAAACGTATCGGCGTCAGTTCGTCGAGCACCAGCGAACAAAAGACAGCATATTCGGCAACATTTGATGACTATCGAAATGTTGACGGCATAATGCTGCCATTTAAGATGACGAGCTTCAATGCCGGCACCGGCAATGTAGTAACTGTCGTGACGATGTACAAACATAATTTGCCTATGGATGACAAACTGTTTGCACCGCGAAAAGTGAAGTAG
- the ttcA gene encoding tRNA 2-thiocytidine(32) synthetase TtcA: MHNFRRLCKRLTTETKTKTKLLKKMGNAIADFSMIEEGDKVMVCLSGGKDSYTMLDLLLDVQRRAPVNFEIFAVNLDQKQPDFPEHILPDYLESIGVRYRIVEEDTYSIVTSHIAEGKTYCSLCSRLRRGILYSVAVEEGCTKIALGHHGDDIIATFLMNLFYVGQLKAMPPILRSDDGRNTIIRPLAYCQEKEIQKYSDERGFPIIPCNLCGSQPNLKRARVKRLINELEKETPFIRATMMTALTNVTGSHLLDNELYDFRNFEPMIKRIPSTHGSVEKELDEVFDHSEPAYATDLMSVAGIDSIQ; the protein is encoded by the coding sequence ATTCATAATTTTCGGAGGCTGTGTAAAAGGTTGACTACTGAGACAAAGACGAAGACCAAATTGCTCAAAAAGATGGGCAATGCTATCGCTGATTTTTCGATGATTGAAGAGGGCGATAAGGTGATGGTCTGTCTCTCGGGCGGCAAGGACAGCTATACGATGCTCGACCTATTGCTGGATGTACAGCGTCGGGCACCGGTCAATTTCGAGATATTTGCGGTCAATCTTGACCAGAAGCAGCCCGATTTTCCCGAGCACATTCTGCCCGATTATCTCGAGAGCATCGGAGTCAGATATCGCATCGTTGAGGAAGATACCTATTCGATCGTGACGTCCCACATTGCTGAGGGCAAAACGTATTGCTCGCTGTGCTCCCGATTGCGTCGCGGCATACTTTATTCGGTCGCAGTTGAGGAAGGATGCACTAAGATCGCCCTCGGTCATCACGGTGACGATATCATTGCGACCTTTCTGATGAATCTTTTCTACGTCGGCCAGCTCAAGGCGATGCCCCCGATCCTGCGTTCGGATGATGGCCGCAATACGATCATTCGCCCGCTCGCCTATTGTCAGGAAAAGGAGATCCAGAAATACTCTGACGAACGAGGATTTCCGATCATTCCCTGCAATCTTTGCGGCTCCCAACCCAATCTGAAACGTGCCCGCGTAAAGCGCCTCATCAATGAACTTGAAAAGGAGACGCCGTTTATCCGCGCGACGATGATGACCGCACTTACGAATGTCACCGGCTCGCATCTGCTCGATAATGAGCTATACGATTTTCGCAATTTCGAGCCGATGATCAAACGAATTCCCTCTACTCACGGTAGCGTCGAAAAGGAACTCGACGAGGTTTTCGACCACAGCGAGCCTGCGTATGCTACGGACCTGATGTCGGTCGCCGGTATCGACTCTATCCAATAA
- a CDS encoding polymer-forming cytoskeletal protein: protein MIRMGRSSRTEPAESNDFQNPPAADPAFRYQTEAPAASGRAISESDAMARDIKEGRLSGFVGHGTTLTGETDFHAMLRVDGHLIGTVSSESGTLIIGTNGQVDANIMVAAAMINGTVNGDIYASEKLQLGRTARVMGNIQSPRLVVEEGAILEGSCSMMKAREIQEEEVAAAIEPSPETPTYQQTVEDDATATLFAEDDDDESADVATA from the coding sequence ATGATCAGAATGGGCAGAAGTTCCAGAACGGAACCCGCAGAATCCAACGATTTTCAGAATCCACCGGCCGCCGATCCGGCATTTCGCTACCAGACCGAGGCACCGGCGGCATCCGGCAGGGCAATATCAGAGAGCGACGCTATGGCCCGTGATATTAAAGAAGGACGCTTGAGCGGTTTTGTCGGCCACGGCACGACACTCACCGGCGAGACCGACTTTCACGCGATGCTGAGAGTTGACGGACATCTGATCGGAACGGTTTCGTCCGAATCCGGAACATTGATCATCGGCACGAATGGTCAGGTCGATGCCAACATAATGGTTGCCGCCGCAATGATCAACGGCACGGTCAACGGTGATATCTATGCGAGCGAAAAGCTACAGCTTGGCCGCACCGCACGCGTGATGGGCAATATTCAGAGCCCGCGTTTGGTGGTCGAGGAAGGCGCGATACTCGAGGGCAGTTGCAGTATGATGAAGGCCCGCGAAATTCAGGAAGAAGAAGTCGCGGCCGCGATCGAACCTAGCCCGGAGACTCCGACCTATCAACAGACCGTCGAGGACGACGCGACGGCCACTTTATTCGCTGAGGACGACGATGACGAGTCAGCGGATGTCGCGACGGCATAA
- the mscL gene encoding large conductance mechanosensitive channel protein MscL, with product MLNEFKAFIARGNVLDLAIGVIIGAAFGKIVTTFTEGIIMPFVGLVTGGADFKTKFYDLSGKLGPGATIEQIDAAVKGGAPLLRYGQLISDIITFLIVGFVMFLIAKAAMNYFTKLAAATPAPPQEALLTEIRDLLKEK from the coding sequence ATGCTAAATGAATTTAAGGCCTTTATTGCACGCGGAAACGTACTGGACCTGGCGATCGGCGTCATTATCGGAGCCGCTTTCGGCAAGATCGTGACGACATTTACCGAAGGCATTATTATGCCATTCGTTGGATTAGTGACGGGTGGAGCCGATTTTAAGACCAAGTTTTACGATCTGAGTGGCAAGCTCGGGCCGGGAGCGACGATCGAACAGATCGATGCCGCCGTCAAGGGCGGTGCTCCGCTGTTGCGTTACGGACAGCTCATCAGCGACATCATTACATTTCTGATCGTCGGATTTGTGATGTTTCTGATCGCCAAGGCTGCGATGAATTACTTTACAAAATTGGCAGCCGCGACTCCGGCACCGCCGCAAGAGGCTCTCCTGACCGAGATCCGCGATTTGCTTAAGGAAAAGTAG
- a CDS encoding 5-formyltetrahydrofolate cyclo-ligase translates to MKKAQLRREFLKKRADLAPETVAEASRSIAGRFFAAVDLSDVRTVHAFISIPKFNEVDTSLIVDRIRRQHPSIRTVAPKTLLGTGKLEHIAFTARTLLVENSWGIREPSDGESVEPESIDLVIVPLLCFDVTGHRTGYGKGFYDGFLAGCRPDCRKVGVSLFEPVEEIDDIGDHDIRLDACITPEGVYQF, encoded by the coding sequence ATGAAAAAAGCTCAACTCCGTCGGGAGTTCCTAAAAAAGAGAGCGGATCTTGCTCCCGAAACTGTCGCCGAAGCAAGCCGTTCGATAGCAGGTCGTTTTTTTGCCGCGGTCGATCTGAGTGACGTCCGAACGGTGCACGCCTTCATTTCGATACCTAAATTCAACGAGGTTGACACGTCGCTGATAGTTGATAGGATCCGGCGCCAACATCCGTCAATTAGAACTGTGGCGCCAAAGACTCTGTTAGGGACAGGCAAATTAGAGCATATCGCGTTTACCGCCCGGACATTATTGGTCGAAAACAGTTGGGGTATCAGAGAGCCTTCGGACGGTGAAAGCGTCGAGCCTGAGTCGATCGATCTGGTGATCGTTCCACTACTCTGTTTTGATGTGACGGGACATAGAACGGGGTATGGAAAGGGGTTTTATGACGGGTTCCTTGCGGGGTGCCGGCCCGATTGCCGAAAGGTCGGCGTGAGCCTTTTCGAGCCGGTGGAAGAAATTGACGATATCGGCGATCACGACATCAGACTGGATGCGTGTATAACGCCGGAGGGCGTTTATCAGTTTTGA
- the mnmA gene encoding tRNA 2-thiouridine(34) synthase MnmA yields the protein MKIAVAMSGGVDSSAAAALLKEQGHELVGFTMQLWNQRRNINLDENGDPLPSRCCSLDDVYDARRVAEKLGFPFYVLNLEDDFERSVVEPFVQSYLSGETPIPCVACNSRLKFASLDRMAMSLGCEKVATGHFARVEYDAAADRYRLFRGKNHWKDQSYFLWELNQEQLSRSLFPLGEMLKSDVRDIAREADLYTAEKQESQEICFVPDGKYSEFIDRYLEHEGRSSEMPEGGAIVNTAGETVGAHSGIHRYTIGQRRGLGIANEKPLYVVQIERAKNQIIVGAANELEAIEFIASGVNWVAFDEPTVPVRAEVKIRYRHDPAMATLTALPDSRAMIRFDEPQRAITPGQATIFYNGDEVVGGGWIVRS from the coding sequence ATGAAAATAGCGGTTGCAATGAGTGGCGGTGTCGATAGTTCGGCGGCAGCTGCGCTCTTGAAGGAGCAGGGGCACGAACTCGTAGGGTTTACGATGCAGTTGTGGAATCAGCGCCGCAATATCAATCTGGACGAAAACGGTGACCCTCTACCTAGCCGTTGCTGCTCGTTAGATGATGTTTATGATGCCCGCCGCGTCGCTGAAAAGCTGGGTTTCCCGTTTTACGTCCTAAATCTAGAGGACGATTTCGAACGCTCAGTGGTCGAGCCCTTTGTTCAGAGCTATTTATCGGGCGAAACGCCGATCCCGTGTGTGGCGTGCAATTCGCGTTTGAAATTTGCTTCGCTAGACCGGATGGCAATGTCGCTCGGCTGCGAAAAGGTCGCGACCGGTCATTTCGCCAGGGTCGAGTACGACGCTGCAGCGGACCGCTATAGATTATTTCGCGGCAAAAACCACTGGAAGGATCAGAGCTATTTTCTATGGGAGCTCAATCAGGAGCAACTGTCGCGCTCATTGTTTCCGCTCGGTGAAATGCTCAAGAGCGACGTTCGGGACATTGCCCGCGAGGCTGATCTCTATACGGCCGAAAAGCAGGAGTCACAAGAGATATGCTTTGTGCCGGACGGGAAATACTCGGAGTTTATCGACCGGTATCTAGAGCACGAAGGGCGCTCATCCGAAATGCCGGAGGGCGGAGCAATCGTCAACACTGCCGGTGAAACCGTCGGAGCTCATTCAGGGATCCACCGCTACACCATCGGGCAGCGTCGCGGCCTGGGCATCGCCAATGAAAAACCACTTTACGTTGTGCAGATCGAACGTGCCAAAAACCAGATCATCGTCGGCGCGGCTAATGAGCTTGAGGCGATCGAGTTTATTGCGAGCGGTGTTAACTGGGTGGCTTTCGACGAACCCACTGTACCGGTTCGGGCGGAGGTCAAGATCCGCTATCGTCACGACCCCGCAATGGCGACCTTAACGGCATTGCCGGACAGTCGGGCAATGATCCGATTTGATGAACCGCAGAGGGCGATCACCCCTGGACAAGCGACCATCTTTTATAATGGCGACGAAGTTGTCGGCGGCGGATGGATCGTGCGAAGTTAA
- a CDS encoding twin-arginine translocation signal domain-containing protein — MNISRRHFLKALGLASAMLLVDGKSAVSQALAEAGDLNMLVIGDSFIWGQGLEEKDKIYTLTANWLASEAFQNKRKVDVKVKAHSGATIKFRKEESLAYQRAERQETFYYDPEINVGFPSMWKQIEVAADEYRAVGKPKGADLILISGGITDIAVEKLLNPFSDQKKLPGLIEKFCRDDMFELMEHAALNNPNAIIAIVGYFPIISNVSVGSRVFNGWLESMAFPRPLKPVANNVMTRTLIFNKIKRKVIRLSNIWVRESDRNLRLAIEKFNLRSTNSRAVFIPTPITTDTCFETPNTLLFRLGRKGRSEDSLYESRRDDCRRELSELKRSTGLKYPVRYCEIASVGHPNQAGARAYADATRKVLTPFFP, encoded by the coding sequence ATGAACATATCTCGCAGACATTTTCTAAAGGCCCTCGGACTTGCGTCGGCAATGCTCTTAGTTGATGGAAAGTCTGCGGTTTCGCAAGCGCTTGCCGAGGCCGGCGATCTCAATATGCTGGTTATCGGAGACTCGTTCATTTGGGGCCAAGGCCTTGAAGAAAAGGATAAGATATATACACTTACGGCCAACTGGTTGGCCAGTGAGGCTTTCCAAAACAAGCGCAAAGTCGATGTAAAGGTAAAAGCACACTCGGGCGCCACGATCAAGTTTCGCAAGGAAGAATCACTTGCATACCAACGAGCGGAACGGCAAGAGACGTTTTATTACGATCCGGAAATAAACGTCGGATTTCCAAGTATGTGGAAACAGATCGAGGTCGCTGCCGATGAATATAGGGCTGTCGGTAAACCTAAAGGTGCCGATCTGATCCTGATCTCGGGCGGTATTACCGACATAGCGGTCGAAAAATTGCTCAACCCGTTCAGCGATCAGAAAAAATTGCCGGGTTTGATCGAAAAATTCTGCCGAGACGATATGTTTGAATTGATGGAGCACGCCGCTCTAAATAATCCAAACGCGATCATTGCGATCGTCGGGTACTTTCCGATCATTTCAAATGTATCGGTAGGTAGTCGTGTATTTAATGGCTGGCTCGAGTCGATGGCATTTCCACGTCCGCTCAAACCCGTGGCAAATAACGTAATGACGCGGACGCTCATATTCAATAAGATAAAGCGAAAGGTGATCAGGCTCTCTAATATATGGGTAAGGGAATCGGACAGAAACCTCAGGTTGGCGATCGAAAAATTCAATCTCCGATCGACAAACTCGCGGGCGGTGTTTATTCCGACGCCAATCACAACCGACACTTGTTTCGAAACACCAAATACACTGCTGTTCCGGCTAGGGAGAAAAGGTCGTTCCGAAGACTCTCTCTATGAAAGCAGGCGTGATGATTGCCGACGTGAGTTATCGGAATTAAAACGATCGACCGGCCTGAAATACCCCGTCCGATATTGTGAAATCGCGTCCGTCGGTCATCCGAATCAGGCGGGAGCACGAGCCTATGCCGACGCGACTCGTAAGGTGTTGACTCCGTTTTTTCCCTAA
- a CDS encoding MATE family efflux transporter — translation MSADRKSPPLETLDNSFWAILLEAVRGSSRDLTVGPIGLAILLLAVPMILEMLMESTFAIVDIFFVAKLGADAVAIVGLTESVLALIYAMAFGLAIGATATVARRIGENNPEAAAKSAAHVIYLGVITSVAISMIGIVFAPQILTLLGAKPHLLEEGSRFMRIMLGGNAVVIFIFLLNAIFRGAGDAAIAMRVLILANGLNIVLSPCFIFGVGFFPELGVTGAAVGTTIGRGIGVAYAAWRLFRPGGRVHVGREAWRLDPSLLWKLLKLSSTAVFQLLVATASWTALMPIIAGFGEVAIAGYVIALRVVMFALLPALGLSNAAATMVGQNLGARKPERAEAAVWKAGWFNAAFYFLIGVIFWLFSHAIIGIFTTEPDVLRYGTSALHIIAYGFAFYGLGMVLETAFNGAGDTRTPTYLNLLIFWIFEIPLAYLLAYRFEMGPDGVFWAITLAFSLLAIASGLLFRRGNWKEKVV, via the coding sequence ATGTCTGCTGACCGCAAATCTCCGCCTTTGGAGACCTTAGATAATTCATTTTGGGCGATCTTGCTTGAAGCGGTGCGCGGTTCGAGCAGGGACCTTACCGTTGGCCCGATCGGGCTCGCAATACTTCTGCTCGCGGTTCCGATGATCCTCGAGATGTTGATGGAAAGCACCTTTGCGATCGTCGACATCTTCTTTGTGGCCAAACTTGGGGCGGATGCCGTCGCGATCGTCGGCCTGACCGAGTCGGTCCTGGCACTCATATATGCGATGGCGTTCGGGTTAGCGATCGGCGCGACGGCGACCGTTGCACGCCGCATAGGCGAAAACAACCCGGAGGCGGCAGCAAAGTCTGCGGCTCACGTGATCTACCTCGGTGTGATAACGTCGGTCGCGATCAGTATGATCGGCATCGTATTTGCACCGCAGATACTAACGCTCTTAGGCGCCAAACCGCACCTGCTCGAAGAAGGATCGCGATTTATGCGGATCATGCTCGGCGGTAACGCGGTCGTGATCTTCATTTTTTTGCTGAATGCGATATTTCGCGGGGCGGGCGACGCGGCGATCGCGATGCGTGTGCTTATTTTGGCAAACGGCCTGAATATCGTACTTTCGCCGTGCTTTATCTTTGGCGTTGGATTCTTTCCCGAACTAGGAGTGACGGGTGCCGCCGTCGGAACTACGATCGGCCGCGGGATCGGAGTCGCGTATGCGGCGTGGCGTCTGTTCAGGCCCGGCGGGCGGGTGCACGTCGGTCGCGAAGCCTGGCGCCTTGATCCGAGCCTGTTGTGGAAACTCCTGAAATTGTCGTCCACTGCGGTCTTTCAGCTTTTGGTGGCGACGGCGAGTTGGACGGCGCTGATGCCGATAATCGCGGGATTCGGCGAGGTGGCGATCGCCGGATACGTAATCGCCCTGCGCGTGGTGATGTTTGCATTGCTGCCCGCTCTCGGGCTTAGCAATGCCGCCGCGACAATGGTCGGACAGAATCTGGGTGCGCGCAAACCGGAGCGCGCGGAGGCGGCGGTGTGGAAAGCAGGTTGGTTCAACGCCGCATTCTATTTTTTGATCGGTGTGATATTTTGGCTGTTTTCTCACGCAATTATCGGAATATTTACGACTGAGCCCGACGTATTGCGATACGGTACGTCGGCTCTGCACATCATCGCCTATGGATTTGCGTTTTACGGACTTGGGATGGTCCTCGAAACGGCGTTTAATGGCGCCGGCGACACGCGGACGCCGACCTACCTAAATCTGTTGATATTCTGGATCTTTGAGATACCGCTTGCTTATCTTTTGGCATATCGATTTGAAATGGGGCCTGACGGCGTTTTTTGGGCGATCACGCTTGCATTCTCACTACTTGCGATCGCCAGCGGACTTCTATTTCGGCGTGGAAATTGGAAGGAGAAGGTGGTTTAA